A genomic segment from Drosophila willistoni isolate 14030-0811.24 chromosome 2L unlocalized genomic scaffold, UCI_dwil_1.1 Seg72.1, whole genome shotgun sequence encodes:
- the LOC6637938 gene encoding uncharacterized protein LOC6637938, with protein sequence MLLGSQRDLGWSLILNFIISNYLNGSTTCIFWNDAYEFEPQFLTKGYSSFVGINIVSLANSFDHDVVNVWAKKQQLTKRELPFDDLLLKLTISIETSHCENFVVFGKDIFRFVDVFTNASMYSIWRSMHNKFVFLHLREEEPFYDNYFFEDQPNILFVVRDDPNGSHFDLKTNKYVGPKAENPAELILLDHYNALNQSFQLGAHLFPQKTRNLQGRELVIACFDYRPYTVIKHNSHINARDIGVPLDSGFSGVYIDGTETQVVLTFCAQFNCTVQIDTSDADDWGTIYTNMSGDGAMGMIIEHKADICIGAMYTWYDDYMYLDLSMYLVRSGITCLVPAPRRLASWYLPLQPFQGTLWAAVLACLSIEIVGLILAHRSEEELYVMTASVRDGWFSSWKFALAITFKLFISQSGNSRARSMTVRVLLFACFLNDIIITSIYGGGLASILTIPSLDEAADTVERLRGHHLHWAANSEAWVSDLRGSDEPLVLDLLQYFHIYNDKQLLDLAQDKSVHMGFTVERLPFGHFAIGDYLTAQTIDKMVIMQEDLYYQYTVAFVPRLWPLLEEFNALIYRWHSSGFDKYWEYRIVADNLNVQIQQQVEGTMLSSSQEDIGPVTLGMSNFAGIILVWVLGAIAASLVFVGELIFAAKFKRRSLVL encoded by the exons ATGTTGCTTGGCAGTCAAAGAGACTTGGGTTGGTCCCTcattttaaactttataa TAAGCAACTATTTGAATGGCAGTACTACTTGTATATTTTGGAATGATGCCTATGAATTTGAGCCACAATTCTTGACTAAGGGCTACTCAAGTTTTGTGGGAATAAACATTGTTTCATTGGCCAATAGTTTTGACCATGATGTTGTCAATGTGTGGGCCAAGAAACAGCAGTTAACTAAACGAGAACTGCCCTTTGATGATCTTTTGCTAAAGCTAACCATATCAATTGAGACATCACACTGTGAG aattttgtggtttttggcAAGGATATTTTCCGTTTTGTAGATGTTTTTACCAACGCTTCTATGTACTCAATTTGGCGTTCAATGCACAATAAGTTTGTCTTTTTGCATTTGAGAGAAGAGGAACCTTTTTACGACAACTATTTCTTTGAAG ATCAACCCAATATACTTTTTGTTGTGAGAGATGATCCAAATGGCAGTCACTTTGATcttaaaaccaacaaatatGTCGGACCTAAGGCTGAGAATCCAGCAGAGTTAATTTTATTAGATCACTACAATGCATTGAATCAGAGTTTTCAACTTGGTGCTCATCTTTTCCCCCAAAAAACTCGCAATTTGCAGGGTCGTGAATTGGTTATTGCTTGCTTTGACTATAGACCTTACACGGTTATCAAACAT AACTCTCATATTAATGCTCGGGATATAGGTGTCCCGTTGGACTCGGGATTCTCTGGTGTTTACATAGATGGCACCGAAACGCAAGTAGTTCTAACTTTCTGTGCTCAATTCAATTGCACTGTGCAAATAGATACGT CGGATGCTGACGATTGGGGTACGATTTACACTAATATGTCTGGAGATGGAGCCATGGGAATGATTATTGAACACAAGGCTGATATATGCATTGGCGCTATGTATACTTGGTATGATGATTACATGTATCTTGACTTGTCCATGTATCTAGTGCGTTCGGGAATAACCTGTCTGGTGCCAGCACCACGAAGATTGGCCAGTTGGTATCTGCCCTTGCAACCATTTCAGGGTACACTGTGGGCTGCCGTCTTGGCCTGTCTAAGTATTGAAATAGTTGGTCTTATACTGGCCCATAGAAGCGAAGAAGAGCTCTATGTAATGACGGCAAGTGTGCGGGATGGCTGGTTTAGCAGTTGGAAATTTGCCTTGGCCATTACCTTTAAACTTTTCATTTCCCAGTCGGGAAACAGTAGAGCGCGCTCCATGACGGTTCGAGTGTTGCTTTTCGCATGTTTTCTGAACGATATTATAATCACAAGCATATATGGCGGCGGATTGGCTAGCATACTGACCATACCCAGTCTAGATGAGGCGGCTGATACGGTAGAACGATTGCGTGGACATCATTTGCATTGGGCTGCCAATTCGGAAGCTTGGGTTTCGGACTTACGCGGTTCTGATGAG CCTCTTGTGTTGGACCTTCTGCAATACTTTCACATTTACAATGATAAGCAATTGCTAGACTTGGCTCAGGATAAAAGTGTACATATGGGATTTACTGTGGAGCGTCTACCTTTTG GTCACTTTGCCATTGGCGATTATTTGACGGCCCAAACCATTGACAAGATGGTGATTATGCAGGAGGATTTGTATTACCAATATACAGTAGCTTTCGTTCCACGGCTCTGGCCTCTACTAGAAGAATTTAACGCTTTGATTTATCGATGGCACTCCTCGGGATTCGATAAGTATTGGGAATATCGTATTGTGGCCGACAATCTCAATGTTCAGATACAACAGCAAGTGGAAGGCACCATGTTGAGTAGTAGTCAAGAGGATATTGGACCCGTCACTCTGGGAATGTCAAACTTTGCAGGAATAATTTTGGTTTGGGTATTGGGAGCAATTGCAGCATCTTTAGTCTTTGTGGGGGAGTTGATCTTTGCCGCCAAGTTCAAACGGCGGAGCTTAGTTCTGTga
- the LOC111518476 gene encoding kunitz-like peptide PcKuz1: MVFYCLFLFLLLGIELVFGFTMPEYYQREAICKLPPNYGNCGHQTYLWYFDYSEKNCKRFIYSVCGGNRNRFYTLAECTEFCDIPHD; encoded by the exons atggtattttattgcctttttctctttctgttGCTGGGCATAGAactggtttttggttttactATGCCAGAATATTATCAGCGTGAAG CCATTTGCAAATTACCACCTAACTATGGAAATTGCGGTCATCAGACTTATTTGTGGTACTTTGACTACTCAGAAAAGAATTGCAAGCGTTTCATCTACTCAGTTTGTGGAGGCAATCGAAATCGTTTCTACACACTGGCTGAGTGCACTGAATTCTGTGACATTCCCCATGATTAG